The following coding sequences are from one Brooklawnia cerclae window:
- the fumC gene encoding class II fumarate hydratase codes for MSSRIEKDSMGTIEVPSDHYWGAQTQRSVQNFDIGRPTFVWGRPMIKALGVLKKSAAQANADLGELPHDIADLIVQAADEVIEGKLDAEFPLVVFQTGSGTQSNMNSNEVISNRAIEIAGGELGSKTPVHPNDHVNRGQSSNDTFPTAMHIAVVTQINEKLYPDVTKLRDTLAAKAEAYKDVVMVGRTHLQDATPVTLGQVISGWVAQIDFALEGIRYADSRARELAIGGTAVGTGLNAHPEFGKLTAKKISEQTGIEFVQAPNLFAALSAHDALVQVSGELRVLADALMKIANDVRWYASGPRNGIGELLIPENEPGSSIMPGKVNPTQCEATTMVATKVFGNDATVGFAGSQGNFQLNVFKPVMAWCCLESIQLLGDACVSFNDHCAVGIEPNPVKIKANLDANLMQVTALNRHIGYDKASTIAKNAHHKGLTLRESALETGFLTAEEFDKWVVPVDMTHPSAASE; via the coding sequence ATGTCCAGCCGCATAGAGAAGGATTCCATGGGCACCATCGAGGTGCCCTCCGATCACTACTGGGGCGCACAGACTCAGCGCAGCGTGCAGAACTTCGACATCGGCCGTCCGACCTTCGTCTGGGGCCGTCCGATGATCAAGGCTCTCGGTGTGCTCAAGAAGTCTGCCGCCCAGGCCAATGCCGACCTGGGTGAGCTGCCCCACGACATCGCCGACCTCATTGTCCAGGCGGCCGACGAGGTCATCGAGGGCAAGCTCGACGCCGAGTTCCCGCTGGTCGTCTTCCAGACGGGCTCGGGCACCCAGTCGAACATGAACAGCAACGAGGTCATCAGCAACCGCGCCATCGAGATCGCTGGAGGCGAGCTCGGGTCGAAGACGCCCGTGCACCCCAACGACCACGTCAACCGCGGCCAGAGCTCCAACGACACGTTCCCGACGGCCATGCACATCGCCGTGGTCACGCAGATCAACGAGAAGCTGTACCCCGACGTGACCAAGCTGCGCGACACTCTGGCCGCCAAGGCGGAGGCCTACAAGGACGTCGTGATGGTCGGCCGCACCCACCTGCAGGACGCCACCCCGGTGACCCTCGGCCAGGTCATCAGCGGCTGGGTCGCCCAGATCGACTTCGCGCTCGAGGGCATCCGGTACGCCGACTCGCGGGCGCGTGAGCTCGCCATCGGCGGCACCGCCGTGGGCACGGGCCTCAACGCCCACCCGGAGTTCGGCAAGCTGACCGCGAAGAAGATCTCGGAGCAGACCGGCATCGAGTTCGTCCAGGCACCCAACCTCTTCGCGGCCCTGTCGGCCCACGACGCGCTGGTGCAGGTGTCGGGCGAACTGCGCGTGCTGGCCGACGCGCTGATGAAGATCGCCAACGACGTGCGCTGGTACGCGTCCGGCCCCCGCAACGGCATCGGCGAACTGCTCATCCCCGAGAACGAGCCGGGCAGCTCGATCATGCCGGGCAAGGTGAACCCGACCCAGTGCGAGGCCACGACCATGGTGGCCACCAAGGTGTTCGGCAACGACGCCACCGTCGGCTTCGCCGGCAGCCAGGGCAACTTCCAGCTCAACGTGTTCAAGCCCGTCATGGCCTGGTGCTGCCTGGAGTCGATCCAGTTGCTCGGGGACGCCTGCGTGTCGTTCAACGACCACTGCGCCGTCGGCATCGAGCCGAACCCTGTGAAGATCAAGGCCAACCTGGACGCGAACCTCATGCAGGTGACCGCCCTCAACCGCCACATCGGCTACGACAAGGCCTCCACGATCGCGAAGAACGCCCACCACAAGGGGCTGACCCTGCGGGAGTCGGCGCTGGAGACGGGCTTCCTGACCGCCGAGGAGTTCGACAAGTGGGTCGTGCCCGTCGACATGACCCATCCGAGTGCCGCCTCTGAGTAG
- the cas3 gene encoding CRISPR-associated helicase Cas3' yields MKDITCREAPKVENATDPFYLVPPTVFAVWAKHDRQSGSYMPLPQHCADAAAVARILWDEGLAPATRGIVERALGDSAELAQKLAVFLASAHDIGKASPAFAGQLPSQRDRMEAAGYIFTPTLSELERRRLPHSLVSHIHLTSWLKKKFPDARLPIISSIAIVLGGHHGVFPAPEGVQALTVASRGFGNKQWYAARESLLEKAQLTARLSDKELHEIVSTGLDQPSQLVLTGFVIQCDWIASNVDLFPYQGTSAFTGHHLQNSSERALRALHELDLPQPWRPNAPDADKVWAARFNLPPKALPRPIQRAMLDVARKATTPGFFILEAPTGEGKTEAALAAAEVLAQRFGCGGLMIALPTQATSDALFARTLAWLRRTVPPEESASVALSHGKAEFNEDYTHLRFPNTRDVYDDSLPSQPALRAHWWQSGRKKSVLADFVVGTIDQVLFAALVSRHLMLRYLGLSGKVVILDEVHAADEYMQIYLDRALEWLGALNVPVIALSATLPPHRRAAMLNAYQCGRGDALETRNQTASVAETATQYPIITTTDTASITPERSSRSIAARVELFDEDPAGLADLAIKRTTSGGCVAIIHNTVDRAQQTYLRLREALGDDVVLLHSRFMTEDRLALETALRKKLGPLTTGEQRPQRLVVVATQVIEQSLDLDFDLMISDLAPIDSLIQRLGRLHRHDRPSSDRPAGMAEPELIVTGLSTADSVPTFVTGSSRVYGNALLFRTLAVLANRIGPGGTLTSPDDVALLVRDAYDPELSCPSGWEESWQAAELDRSTRLAEQHQRASSGCVQSPRKGARALLGWSDSASDASDDQTARRAVRDTDDAIEVVLVQRGNDGRAMTLPWLDRHASEYVDLGPQIAPDLARAIARCTLRLPGWVSSGRLGDQIIEELEDNFFSTWQDSPWLKGVLALVVSPDLTAKVAGQVFRYDRHLGLVIEKGEKA; encoded by the coding sequence GTGAAGGACATCACTTGTCGCGAGGCGCCTAAAGTAGAGAACGCCACTGACCCGTTCTATCTGGTCCCTCCGACAGTTTTCGCAGTTTGGGCCAAGCACGATCGGCAAAGCGGCAGCTACATGCCGTTGCCGCAACACTGCGCCGATGCAGCTGCTGTAGCCCGCATCCTCTGGGACGAGGGTTTGGCTCCCGCCACACGTGGAATCGTCGAACGGGCCCTCGGCGATTCTGCCGAACTAGCACAGAAACTAGCGGTGTTCCTTGCTTCTGCGCACGACATCGGAAAAGCATCACCCGCGTTTGCAGGCCAACTGCCGTCACAGCGCGACCGCATGGAAGCGGCGGGGTATATCTTCACTCCGACCCTCAGCGAGTTGGAACGCAGACGACTACCCCATTCCCTCGTGTCCCACATTCATCTCACGTCATGGCTCAAGAAGAAGTTCCCTGATGCCCGGCTGCCCATAATCTCGTCGATCGCGATTGTGCTCGGCGGGCACCACGGAGTATTCCCCGCACCGGAAGGGGTGCAGGCGCTCACAGTAGCAAGCAGAGGTTTCGGAAACAAGCAATGGTATGCGGCGCGGGAATCCCTCCTCGAGAAGGCACAACTCACAGCCCGACTCAGTGACAAGGAACTCCACGAAATCGTAAGCACTGGTCTTGACCAGCCTAGCCAACTCGTTCTAACCGGCTTTGTGATCCAGTGCGACTGGATCGCATCCAACGTCGACCTTTTCCCCTACCAAGGCACCAGCGCGTTCACGGGCCATCACCTGCAGAACTCCTCCGAACGCGCCCTTCGCGCTCTGCACGAGCTCGACCTCCCGCAACCTTGGCGGCCCAACGCCCCTGACGCCGACAAAGTGTGGGCGGCCCGATTCAATCTGCCGCCGAAAGCTCTCCCCCGACCCATCCAGCGAGCGATGCTCGATGTCGCGCGCAAGGCAACAACCCCCGGATTCTTCATCCTCGAAGCGCCGACAGGTGAGGGTAAGACCGAGGCTGCGCTGGCCGCAGCTGAGGTCCTTGCCCAACGATTCGGTTGCGGTGGGCTGATGATCGCCTTGCCCACTCAGGCCACAAGCGACGCTTTGTTCGCGCGTACCTTGGCTTGGCTGAGGCGAACGGTTCCGCCCGAGGAGTCCGCGTCGGTCGCGCTCAGCCACGGAAAAGCGGAGTTCAACGAGGACTACACGCACCTTCGCTTCCCCAACACCCGGGATGTATACGACGACTCGCTTCCCAGTCAGCCAGCTCTGCGGGCGCATTGGTGGCAGTCAGGCCGGAAAAAGTCGGTACTAGCCGACTTTGTCGTCGGCACGATCGATCAGGTGCTCTTCGCAGCGCTCGTCTCACGCCACCTGATGCTGAGATACCTAGGCCTCAGCGGCAAGGTAGTGATTCTCGACGAGGTCCATGCTGCAGACGAGTACATGCAGATCTACCTCGATCGTGCCCTCGAGTGGCTCGGAGCACTCAATGTGCCGGTGATCGCGTTGTCAGCAACGCTACCGCCCCACCGTCGTGCGGCCATGCTTAACGCTTACCAGTGCGGCCGCGGTGATGCCCTTGAAACGCGCAACCAAACAGCGTCCGTTGCCGAGACGGCCACCCAATACCCGATCATCACAACCACCGACACCGCATCGATCACTCCCGAGCGCTCCAGCCGCTCCATCGCTGCCCGAGTCGAACTCTTTGACGAGGACCCCGCTGGACTTGCCGACCTAGCGATTAAGCGCACGACTTCGGGCGGCTGCGTCGCGATCATCCACAACACCGTCGACCGTGCTCAGCAGACCTACCTACGTCTTCGTGAGGCACTAGGCGACGACGTGGTGCTGCTTCACTCGCGGTTTATGACGGAAGATCGGCTCGCGCTCGAAACTGCCTTGCGCAAGAAGCTCGGCCCACTCACCACCGGGGAACAACGGCCCCAACGCCTCGTTGTCGTCGCGACCCAGGTGATCGAGCAATCGCTGGATCTCGATTTTGATCTCATGATTAGCGATCTGGCTCCCATCGATTCGCTAATTCAGCGCTTGGGGCGCCTTCACCGGCACGATCGTCCTTCATCCGACCGACCCGCTGGAATGGCTGAGCCGGAACTGATCGTGACGGGCCTAAGCACAGCTGACTCGGTTCCCACCTTCGTCACCGGCTCTTCTCGGGTATATGGAAATGCCCTCCTGTTTCGCACGCTTGCGGTGCTTGCCAACCGCATCGGGCCTGGCGGCACGCTGACCAGCCCTGACGATGTGGCGTTACTTGTGCGTGATGCCTACGATCCCGAACTCTCTTGCCCATCCGGGTGGGAGGAATCGTGGCAAGCTGCCGAACTGGACCGTTCTACCCGGTTGGCCGAACAGCACCAGCGCGCATCCAGCGGATGCGTCCAATCTCCCAGGAAAGGTGCCCGAGCTCTGCTCGGGTGGTCCGACTCCGCATCGGATGCCTCGGATGACCAAACAGCCAGGCGAGCGGTCCGCGACACCGACGACGCAATCGAGGTCGTGCTCGTCCAGCGTGGCAATGACGGGCGCGCAATGACTCTGCCCTGGCTTGATAGGCACGCAAGCGAGTACGTCGATCTTGGTCCCCAAATTGCACCCGATCTTGCCCGGGCCATCGCGCGGTGCACCCTGCGTCTTCCTGGGTGGGTCTCATCCGGGCGGCTGGGCGACCAGATAATCGAAGAGCTCGAGGACAACTTCTTCAGTACATGGCAGGACTCACCGTGGCTGAAGGGCGTCCTCGCCCTCGTTGTCAGCCCTGACCTGACGGCAAAGGTCGCGGGACAGGTTTTCCGATATGACCGACATCTCGGTCTGGTCATTGAGAAGGGAGAGAAAGCTTGA